The DNA segment CCAAAAAACACTGGGATCAAAAGAATTCAAACTAATCTATGATGTGGGGGGAGGGAAAATGGTCAAAAACGTTCCCGTTCCTCCCGACGACCGGAAAAGGTTTTCCGTCACCGATGAAGAAATCCTGACTCTGGCTAACTGGGCTTGTGTCATCGAAGAACATTACAGCAACAAAAAAGGAACCCCCTCTCCTATGGACATGGAATGGGGAAAAGATGGGCAGACCGGAGAGTTATTCATCCTGCAAGCACGACCGGAAACAGTTCAATCACAGAAGAACCAAAATTTCATCGAGGTTTATCGTTTAAAGGAAAAAGGCCCTGTGTTGGTCACCGGAAAAAGTGTTGGCGAAAAAATCGGCCATGGCCCTGTACGGGTGATTAAAAACGTTCAACATATTCAACAATTTAAAAAAGGAGAAGTTTTAGTCACTGATAAAACCGATCCCGACTGGGAACCCATTATGAAAAAAGCTTCGGCCATTGTGACCAACAGGGGTGGCAGAACGTGTCATGCGGCCATTGTTAGCCGGGAACTGGGCCTTCCTGCTATTGTGGGGGCTGAAAAAGCAACGGAACAATTAAAGGATGGCCGACAGATCACGGTCTCCTGTGCGGAAGGAGAGACCGGATTTGTTTATGAGGGGGCCATTCCTTTCGAGGTAGAAAAACTTAACATTCAGGGACTGACACGGCCAAAAACCAAGATCATGATGAATATTGGAAACCCTGAGGAGGCATTTGGGTTCTCTTTCCTCCCCAATGATGGGGTGGGTTTGGCAAGAGAGGAATTTATTATTTCAACCTCCATCAAGATTCATCCCATGGCCCTTCTGGAGTATTCAAAACTGAAAGATCCTTTTACCAAGGCTGAAATCGATCGTTTGACGGAGGGATATGAAGAAAAAACCCAATTTTTCGTAGATAAGCTGGCCCAAGGAGTTGCAATGATCGCAGCGGCCTTCTACCCCAAAGAGGTTATTCTCCGGCTCAGCGATTTTAAAACCAACGAATATGCCAATCTGATCGGGGGAAAACCATACGAACCCAATGAAGAAAACCCGATGTTGGGATTTCGCGGGGCTTCCCGATATGATCATCCGCGATATCAAAGAGGGTTCGCATTGGAATGCCAGGCAATGAAAAAAGTCAGGGAAGAAATGGGTTTTACTAATTTAAAACTGATGGTTCCTTTTTGTCGCACTCTGGAGGAAGGAAGGAAAGTCATTTCGGAAATGAACAGAAACGGCCTAAAGCAGGGGGAAAACGGTTTGGAAATCTACGTGATGTGTGAAATTCCCAGCAACGTCATATTGGCGGACCAATTTTCCGAAATTTTTGACGGATTTTCCATCGGCTCAAATGACCTCACACAGTTGATTCTTGGAGTAGACCGGGATTCGGAAATCGTAGCCCCGGTTTTTGATGAGCGTAACCCTGCGGTAAAGGCCATGATCTCACAGGTCATTCAAAAGGCAAAAGAAAAAGGAAAGAAAATTGGAATTTGCGGGCAGGCCCCCAGTGATTACCCCGAATTTGCCCAATTTCTGGTAGAAGAAGGAATCGACAGTATCTCCCTAAATCCGGATGCCGTCATGAAAACCACGCTGGAAATTCTAGAATTTGAAAAGACGGTTTCTAAACCATAGGCGTTTTATTTTATGTTTTTTTTCTCTAACCCCTTAGGCCAAAGGGAAACCGATGAGCCCATAACCATGGCCACCCTATCCCCAGAATGAGGATCTACCTTCATAAAATATTTGATTCAGCGTCATTTAGTTTCTTTGAAACCCGATTTAAAAGTTCCCGCAGGTTTTCAATCCACCGGGATGTTTCATCCGGTTTTATGCACCGAAAGAAGCCTCTCCTACTTGAAACCGGTTTTCGAATTTTAAAATACTTTCTTAACACCTGTCTTTGGGAAGACAATGACCAATGTATTCCAAAACATCCGTAATCTCTTTTTCCGAAAGTCTATCTTTAAAGGCAGGCATATTTCACTTTCCATTCTTGACCACCTTCATGGTTTCTTTCCTGGCCTTTCCCCTACTCTCCGGACTCGTTAAGTTAGAGGGAGGGGGTTTTAAAAACTTTCCAGTAACCCCATCTCCTCTTCCTCTGGCCCCATGGCAGGGGATACAGTTTTCCTCATAAATAACCCTTCCCATTCCCGAATCAGGCTTGGCCCCAAATGAGAGAGTTGAAAAATTAAAAACCAACGTGAAAAAACCGGCGAGTAACCCTAGAACCTTGTACCCTTTATTTTTCAAATCTCCATCCCCGCTTGCACAATTTTCTTACAAAAAAAAGCCACTTTCCTTTAATTTTCACTTACAATAAAATCATTAACGAGGTGGTTTTCCTCAT comes from the Nitrospiria bacterium genome and includes:
- the ppsA gene encoding phosphoenolpyruvate synthase; translation: MTQKINKSPYILWFEEVGIEDIPRVGGKNASLGEMYRELATKGVRIPNGFAVTADAYRYFLQYAQLDGKVHEILKDLDTHDLTNLREKGLNIRNAILSATLPKDLEWSILQAYNQLSLGSPGSRDVAVRSSATAEDLPDASFAGQQETYLNVQGHLNLLDTCKRCFASLFTDRAISYRTDKGFDHQKIALSVGVQQMVRSDLAASGVMFSIDTETGFKDAVLINASYGLGENIVQGSVNPDEFYVFKPTLKKGFRPILQKTLGSKEFKLIYDVGGGKMVKNVPVPPDDRKRFSVTDEEILTLANWACVIEEHYSNKKGTPSPMDMEWGKDGQTGELFILQARPETVQSQKNQNFIEVYRLKEKGPVLVTGKSVGEKIGHGPVRVIKNVQHIQQFKKGEVLVTDKTDPDWEPIMKKASAIVTNRGGRTCHAAIVSRELGLPAIVGAEKATEQLKDGRQITVSCAEGETGFVYEGAIPFEVEKLNIQGLTRPKTKIMMNIGNPEEAFGFSFLPNDGVGLAREEFIISTSIKIHPMALLEYSKLKDPFTKAEIDRLTEGYEEKTQFFVDKLAQGVAMIAAAFYPKEVILRLSDFKTNEYANLIGGKPYEPNEENPMLGFRGASRYDHPRYQRGFALECQAMKKVREEMGFTNLKLMVPFCRTLEEGRKVISEMNRNGLKQGENGLEIYVMCEIPSNVILADQFSEIFDGFSIGSNDLTQLILGVDRDSEIVAPVFDERNPAVKAMISQVIQKAKEKGKKIGICGQAPSDYPEFAQFLVEEGIDSISLNPDAVMKTTLEILEFEKTVSKP
- a CDS encoding c-type cytochrome; its protein translation is MKNKGYKVLGLLAGFFTLVFNFSTLSFGAKPDSGMGRVIYEENCIPCHGARGRGDGVTGKFLKPPPSNLTSPESRGKARKETMKVVKNGK